A window of Hymenobacter aerilatus contains these coding sequences:
- a CDS encoding BrxA/BrxB family bacilliredoxin, translating into MATYPEYMVAPIRQDLVEAGFEQLMTPEEVDAALTPDQGTVLVAVNSVCGCAAGKARPALKLAVASADKKPNKLVTVFAGMETEAVNKVREHLLPYPPSSPCIALFKDGELVHMIERYHIEGNDMMRIANNLQGAFEEYC; encoded by the coding sequence ATGGCAACCTATCCCGAATACATGGTAGCTCCCATCCGCCAAGACCTCGTAGAGGCTGGTTTCGAGCAACTCATGACCCCTGAAGAAGTAGACGCCGCCCTCACTCCCGACCAAGGCACCGTACTGGTAGCCGTAAACTCGGTGTGTGGCTGCGCGGCCGGCAAAGCCCGTCCAGCTCTGAAACTAGCTGTAGCCAGCGCCGACAAAAAGCCGAACAAGCTTGTGACGGTATTTGCTGGCATGGAAACGGAAGCCGTGAATAAAGTGCGCGAGCACCTGTTGCCCTACCCTCCCTCTTCGCCCTGCATTGCCTTATTCAAAGACGGTGAGTTGGTGCACATGATTGAGCGCTACCACATCGAAGGCAACGACATGATGCGTATCGCCAACAACCTACAAGGCGCTTTCGAGGAGTACTGCTAA